In the Arachis ipaensis cultivar K30076 chromosome B10, Araip1.1, whole genome shotgun sequence genome, one interval contains:
- the LOC107624279 gene encoding pentatricopeptide repeat-containing protein At4g33170-like, with the protein MHVLFDHHRVPTKSIHLLHQFFLSLAKSSNPTTLAECKQIHAKLVVTQCISQTHLANNLLSLYSKCGQFSYTHHLFDQMPHKNVVTWTTLISANLRNGYLPKAFDMFNHMREVGESPNEYTLSALLRACADPGLRDVGLQLHGLLVRCGLERDKFAGSSLMYMYFSSDSDLESACCVFHELLERDLVAWNVMVSGFAQVGKFGVVKRLFSEMREVHFLRPDHSTFIGLFKCCSSLDQVRGVHGLVFKFGAEVDMVIGSTLVDLYAEFRDIDSCRKIFDYMEEKDSFLCNSIITAYTKNNRGEEAVNIFKDLCRQRMKLEQHVLSSTLKACFELEDLNTGVQVHGQMIKYGHQNNCFIASVLLSLYCSFGERADAEKLFRRIDDKDIVAWNSMILTYAQLEMGSDLSMQLFQELRRTTSLQIQGATLVAVLKSCKNKPELTAGQQIHSLIVKSSISHLTLVGNALVHMYSECKQVDDAYKAFLDIVHKDDSSWSSIIGTCKQNEMEFEALELCKEMLADGITFTSYSLPLCISACSQLSAIDVGKQFHAFAIKSGYNQDVYVASSIIDMYAKYGNMEDSKKVFVEQQQANEVIYNAMICGYAHHGKALEAIKVFSMLEKNGLTPNRVTFLALFSACSHGGYVEDISNFFTLMLHRYKIKPESEHYSCLIDAYGRAGRLEEAYEIVKRDGSEASWRTLLSACSNHNNTKIGEKSALKMIELNPSHHASYVLLSNIYSAEGKWEEALKWREKMAKSHVRKDPGNSWLV; encoded by the coding sequence ATGCATGTGCTATTTGACCATCATCGTGTGCCAACTAAATCCATTCATCTTCTTCACCAGTTTTTTCTGTCATTGGCCAAGTCTTCAAACCCCACAACGCTCGCAGAGTGCAAACAAATTCATGCAAAGCTTGTAGTCACCCAATGCATCTCGCAGACGCATTTGGCAAATAACCTTTTAAGCCTTTATTCAAAATGTGGCCAATTCAGCTATACCCACCATCTGTTCGACCAAATGCCCCACAAGAACGTTGTTACCTGGACAAcattaatttctgcaaatcttaGAAATGGGTATCTCCCAAAAGCCTTTGACATGTTTAATCACATGCGTGAGGTTGGTGAGAGTCCCAATGAGTACACGTTATCTGCACTGCTCCGCGCTTGTGCTGATCCTGGTTTGAGGGATGTTGGTTTGCAGCTTCATGGTTTGTTGGTTCGGTGTGGCCTTGAGAGGGACAAGTTTGCTGGGAGCTCTCTTATGTATATGTACTTTAGCAGTGACAGCGATCTTGAAAGTGCTTGTTGTGTCTTTCATGAATTGTTGGAGAGGGACCTTGTTGCTTGGAATGTCATGGTTTCTGGATTTGCTCAAGTTGGTAAATTTGGTGTGGTGAAGAGGTTGTTTAGTGAAATGAGGGAGGTTCACTTCTTGAGACCTGATCACAGCACTTTTATTGGCTTGTTCAAGTGTTGTTCTTCGTTGGACCAAGTTAGGGGAGTTCATGGGCTGGTGTTTAAGTTTGGTGCCGAAGTTGATATGGTGATTGGCAGTACTCTGGTTGACTTGTATGCTGAATTTAGGGACATAGATTCTTGCAGGAAAATCTTTGACTACATGGAGGAAAAGGATAGTTTTCTCTGTAATTCGATCATTACAGCCTATACCAAGAACAATAGAGGCGAGGAAGCTGTGAATATCTTCAAGGATTTATGTAGACAGAGGATGAAGCTTGAGCAGCATGTGTTATCAAGTACTTTAAAAGCCTGTTTTGAATTAGAGGACTTGAACACTGGAGTTCAAGTGCATGGCCAAATGATAAAATATGGGCATCAAAACAATTGCTTTATAGCAAGTGTGTTGTTGTCTCTCTATTGCAGTTTTGGTGAACGAGCAGATGCAGAAAAGTTGTTTAGAAGGATTGATGATAAAGATATTGTAGCATGGAACTCTATGATCTTGACTTATGCTCAGCTGGAGATGGGATCTGATCTCTCCATGCAACTATTTCAAGAACTTCGAAGAACTACATCTTTGCAAATTCAAGGTGCCACTCTAGTTGCTGTTCTGAAGTCTTGCAAGAATAAACCGGAGTTAACTGCTGGTCAACAAATCCATTCACTTATAGTGAAATCAAGTATAAGTCATCTTACTTTGGTTGGCAATGCATTAGTCCACATGTACTCTGAGTGTAAACAAGTGGATGATGCCTACAAAGCTTTTCTTGACATTGTTCATAAAGATGATAGTTCTTGGAGTTCTATAATTGGAACTTGTAAACAAAATGAGATGGAATTTGAAGCATTAGAGCTATGCAAAGAGATGTTAGCCGATGGAATCACTTTCACCAGTTATAGCCTTCCTTTATGCATCTCAGCTTGTTCGCAGCTTTCAGCAATAGATGTGGGAAAACAATTCCATGCTTTTGCCATCAAGTCTGGTTACAACCAAGATGTCTATGTTGCAAGTTCCATTATAGATATGTATGCTAAATACGGAAACATGGAGGACTCAAAGAAAGTTTTCGTTGAACAACAACAGGCGAATGAAGTAATTTATAACGCCATGATATGCGGATATGCACATCATGGAAAAGCATTGGAAGCCATAAAAGTTTTCAGTATGTTGGAGAAGAATGGCTTGACGCCTAACCGTGTAACTTTCTTAGCTCTGTTTTCAGCTTGTAGTCATGGCGGTTATGTTGAAGATATTTCGAATTTCTTTACATTGATGCTTCATAGATACAAGATTAAGCCAGAATCCGAGCATTACTCGTGCCTAATTGATGCCTATGGTAGGGCAGGGAGGCTAGAGGAAGCTTACGAAATAGTGAAAAGGGATGGAAGTGAAGCATCATGGAGAACACTACTGAGTGCATGTAGCAATCATAATAACACAAAGATTGGAGAAAAATCTGCTCTGAAGATGATAGAATTAAATCCCAGCCATCATGCTTCGTATGTTCTACTTTCAAACATTTATAGTGCAGAGGGAAAATGGGAAGAAGCCCTTAAATGGAGGGAGAAAATGGCCAAGAGTCATGTGAGGAAAGATCCAGGAAATAGTTGGTTAGTCTGA